A part of Lacibacter sp. H407 genomic DNA contains:
- a CDS encoding DMT family transporter, with translation MKVAWLFIALLGGALLPIQAGLNAKLGKSIASPVHASMVSFITGTLAVALFILLKKQSVSWAGIKSAPGYVWIAGALGAFYVTAVILAFPRIGPALTFGLVVLGQMLISILLDHFNILVHQQHSLNICRIVGIFLIVSGVIIIRKF, from the coding sequence ATGAAAGTTGCGTGGCTTTTTATCGCACTATTAGGCGGAGCATTACTTCCAATTCAAGCAGGCTTAAATGCAAAGTTGGGTAAATCTATTGCAAGCCCTGTACATGCTTCCATGGTATCCTTTATTACCGGTACATTGGCTGTAGCATTATTCATACTACTAAAAAAACAATCTGTTTCCTGGGCAGGTATAAAATCTGCACCCGGTTATGTATGGATAGCCGGGGCTTTAGGTGCATTTTATGTAACGGCTGTTATACTTGCATTTCCACGTATCGGCCCTGCTCTTACGTTTGGACTCGTAGTACTTGGGCAAATGCTTATCTCCATATTGCTTGATCATTTTAATATTTTGGTGCATCAGCAACACAGTCTCAACATCTGTCGTATTGTAGGTATTTTTCTTATTGTATCGGGAGTAATCATCATCCGCAAGTTTTAA
- a CDS encoding alpha/beta hydrolase, protein MNIKKIFKGLFCIVVAIVAVGFILAYYPVVEKTNHVGISEKKAKELRNEFTGSHHLITTSDNAILFLRRWNPDSVHHKKIAILILHGITAYSGPYEMAGIPFAENGYTTFGLDYRGHGLSSGNRGDTPGKERWIKDMAETVSYIKKLGFSEVVVLGHSLGVAAAFSVANTIPDEIAGLVLLSGAYEGREGLSKPPSFVETVRFFASGLLRPSYQSYQYYREGMTVSKDSLFNFRYTPRFLLMLDTKKLRLPINITIPVLVGIGDEDELFSVEKVRELYNVIPGDKKEFLVMKSATHAKIPRESWMHVVDWLDRTYTVK, encoded by the coding sequence ATGAACATAAAAAAAATTTTTAAAGGTTTATTTTGTATTGTAGTTGCTATTGTTGCTGTGGGATTTATTTTAGCCTACTACCCGGTTGTGGAAAAGACAAACCATGTCGGGATTTCCGAAAAAAAGGCCAAGGAACTGAGAAACGAATTTACTGGTTCACATCATTTGATCACTACGTCTGATAATGCAATACTTTTTCTCCGGAGATGGAACCCTGATAGTGTTCATCATAAAAAAATCGCCATCCTTATTCTGCATGGAATTACAGCATATAGCGGTCCGTATGAAATGGCGGGTATTCCGTTTGCTGAGAATGGCTACACAACATTTGGTCTGGATTACAGAGGACATGGCTTGTCATCGGGTAACAGGGGAGATACCCCGGGCAAGGAGCGGTGGATTAAGGATATGGCTGAGACGGTGTCATATATCAAAAAGCTGGGGTTTTCAGAAGTGGTTGTCCTTGGGCACAGTCTTGGTGTTGCGGCTGCCTTTTCTGTGGCAAATACAATTCCTGACGAAATAGCGGGGTTAGTATTGCTGTCTGGCGCCTATGAGGGCAGGGAAGGCTTATCCAAGCCACCTTCATTTGTGGAAACAGTACGGTTTTTTGCAAGTGGATTGCTGCGTCCTTCCTATCAGTCCTATCAGTATTACCGGGAAGGGATGACTGTAAGCAAGGATAGTCTGTTTAATTTTCGTTATACGCCCAGATTCCTGCTGATGCTCGACACTAAAAAGCTAAGGTTGCCAATAAACATAACAATTCCTGTTTTGGTCGGTATCGGCGATGAGGATGAATTGTTCTCCGTGGAAAAAGTCAGAGAGTTGTATAACGTGATTCCCGGTGATAAAAAGGAGTTTCTAGTTATGAAAAGCGCTACTCATGCGAAGATTCCACGTGAAAGCTGGATGCATGTTGTGGACTGGTTGGATCGTACTTACACAGTCAAATAA
- a CDS encoding hydrolase, protein MKKVIFTAFVAAVSFYGFAQKPSPELLNSTNHALVLIDHEGQMAFATKNITTDELRNNVGIVAGASKIFKVPTVVTTVAEKSFSGPVFPEIQEFYPEATSGYIDRTTMNTWEDLNAYKAITGKNKKRLVIAGLWTSVCIVGPTLSAINEGYDVYVITDACGDVSKEAHDQAVTRMVQAGATPITSIQYLLELQRDWARQETYKPVTDLVKKYGGSYGLGILYAHDMLKH, encoded by the coding sequence ATGAAAAAGGTAATCTTTACAGCATTTGTTGCAGCAGTATCATTCTACGGGTTTGCTCAAAAACCTTCACCTGAATTATTAAATTCAACCAACCATGCACTGGTTTTGATAGACCATGAAGGCCAAATGGCATTTGCTACTAAAAATATTACCACCGATGAGCTGAGAAACAATGTGGGTATTGTGGCCGGCGCATCTAAAATATTCAAAGTGCCAACTGTAGTTACAACTGTTGCTGAAAAATCTTTCAGTGGTCCCGTATTTCCTGAAATTCAAGAGTTTTATCCTGAAGCAACTAGTGGTTATATTGACAGAACAACTATGAACACCTGGGAAGACCTGAATGCCTACAAAGCAATTACGGGTAAAAACAAAAAACGTCTGGTTATTGCCGGTTTATGGACCAGTGTTTGTATCGTTGGCCCAACTTTATCTGCTATTAATGAAGGCTATGATGTATATGTAATTACTGATGCCTGCGGCGATGTATCTAAAGAAGCACACGACCAGGCCGTAACCCGTATGGTGCAGGCTGGTGCAACACCCATCACTTCTATTCAGTATCTATTAGAGTTACAAAGAGATTGGGCTCGTCAGGAAACTTACAAACCTGTAACTGATTTAGTAAAAAAATATGGCGGATCTTATGGTTTAGGGATTTTGTATGCACATGATATGCTGAAGCATTAA
- a CDS encoding Dps family protein, giving the protein MTTGIGIKEGNAAAVAADLSKMLADEFVLYTKTRNAHWNVEGPDFYTMHKFFENQYEQLDEVIDDVAERIRSIDHHAPATLKNYLQLTHLSELSREKNDRHGFIKELLADHEIIITNIRGKINLFANEYHDAGSSDFITGLMEVHEKMAWMLRAHLK; this is encoded by the coding sequence ATGACAACAGGAATTGGTATTAAGGAAGGAAATGCAGCTGCAGTGGCAGCCGATTTATCGAAAATGCTGGCTGATGAATTTGTATTGTATACAAAAACCCGTAATGCCCATTGGAACGTAGAAGGGCCAGATTTTTATACCATGCACAAATTTTTTGAAAATCAATATGAACAACTTGATGAAGTGATAGATGATGTTGCAGAACGTATACGTTCCATTGATCACCATGCACCGGCTACATTAAAAAACTATTTGCAACTAACCCATCTTTCTGAACTATCAAGAGAAAAAAATGATCGCCACGGATTCATCAAAGAGTTATTGGCAGACCATGAAATTATTATTACAAATATCAGGGGCAAAATCAATTTGTTTGCGAACGAATACCATGATGCAGGCAGCAGTGATTTTATTACCGGCTTGATGGAAGTGCATGAAAAAATGGCCTGGATGTTAAGGGCTCATTTAAAATAA
- a CDS encoding amidohydrolase yields MKYLFSILFFTLCTTPCFSQKKKADIIIINGRITTMDDSNSETEAVAIAANKIILTGNNKTVMKLATTSTKIIDAKGRRIIPGLFDSHLHVIRGGRFYNAELRWDGVSTLKRALEMLKEQAQRTPEGQWVRVVGGWNEYQFDEKRLPTLEEINEATGDVPVFILYLYGKAWVNKAGLQKLNINSETSNPAGGLIEKDNDGNPTGLLVAEPNAFILYSTLAKLPELSNEEKINSTLQYMTELNRLGITAVMDAGGGFQNFPDDYVITDSLHKAGKITIRLPYYLFAQKKGAELTDYKKWIVMVDIDQQSSNGINEVDYHVKGGGENLVADAADFENFLFVRPELPSTMESNLKPVIQILVRNRWPFRIHATYNESITRDLNVIEEVNKETPLNGLVWFIDHAETISEENMQRIKALGGGIAIQHRMAYQGESFIHRYGKKAALAAPPVKRMLEIGLPVGLGTDGTRVASYNPWIALYWITTGKTIGRTQTMSSENVLDRVTALKLMTVGGYSLIRENNKGKIQKGFFADLVMLDKDFFTVADEEIPTINSLLTIVDGKIVYGANEYKRVAPAALPVIPAWSPVKYYGGYQYK; encoded by the coding sequence ATGAAATACCTGTTTAGTATTCTGTTTTTTACTCTTTGTACAACGCCATGTTTTTCACAAAAGAAAAAGGCAGATATTATTATCATCAACGGAAGAATAACCACCATGGATGATAGTAATTCGGAAACGGAAGCTGTAGCTATTGCGGCAAACAAAATTATATTGACGGGCAATAATAAAACGGTGATGAAACTCGCAACCACATCAACAAAAATTATTGATGCCAAAGGCAGAAGAATTATTCCCGGCTTATTTGATAGCCATTTGCATGTAATACGTGGCGGCAGATTTTATAATGCAGAACTAAGATGGGATGGAGTGAGTACATTAAAACGGGCATTGGAAATGCTGAAAGAACAGGCACAACGAACACCGGAAGGGCAATGGGTAAGAGTAGTAGGCGGGTGGAATGAATATCAGTTTGACGAAAAACGTTTACCAACATTGGAAGAAATTAATGAAGCAACAGGTGATGTGCCCGTTTTTATTTTGTATCTGTATGGTAAGGCATGGGTGAATAAGGCTGGATTGCAAAAGCTCAACATCAATTCAGAAACATCTAATCCAGCCGGTGGGTTAATCGAAAAGGATAATGATGGAAATCCAACAGGGTTATTAGTAGCAGAGCCGAATGCTTTTATCCTTTATTCCACATTGGCAAAGCTGCCTGAGCTAAGTAACGAAGAAAAAATAAATTCCACGCTGCAATACATGACCGAGCTAAACCGGCTTGGTATTACAGCCGTAATGGATGCCGGGGGTGGCTTTCAGAATTTTCCGGATGATTATGTCATTACAGATTCTCTGCACAAAGCGGGCAAAATAACCATTCGTCTTCCTTACTATTTGTTTGCACAAAAGAAAGGAGCGGAACTTACCGACTATAAAAAATGGATCGTTATGGTTGATATTGATCAGCAAAGCAGCAATGGGATAAATGAAGTGGATTATCATGTTAAAGGCGGTGGAGAAAACTTAGTGGCAGATGCAGCAGACTTTGAAAACTTTTTATTTGTACGGCCTGAATTACCGTCTACTATGGAAAGTAATTTGAAACCGGTTATACAAATACTTGTAAGAAACCGCTGGCCCTTTCGTATTCATGCCACCTATAATGAAAGTATTACAAGAGACCTGAATGTAATTGAAGAAGTAAATAAAGAGACCCCTTTGAATGGATTGGTTTGGTTTATTGACCATGCAGAGACAATCAGTGAAGAAAATATGCAACGCATAAAAGCATTGGGCGGCGGTATTGCCATTCAGCACCGGATGGCTTATCAGGGAGAAAGTTTTATCCATCGCTATGGAAAAAAAGCGGCATTGGCTGCACCACCGGTAAAACGAATGCTGGAAATAGGATTACCTGTTGGATTAGGCACAGATGGAACCAGAGTGGCAAGTTATAATCCCTGGATTGCCCTGTATTGGATTACTACCGGAAAAACAATTGGCCGTACGCAAACAATGTCGAGCGAAAATGTATTGGACAGAGTAACTGCATTGAAATTAATGACAGTAGGTGGGTACTCGCTCATCAGAGAAAATAATAAAGGCAAAATTCAAAAGGGTTTTTTTGCTGATTTGGTAATGCTGGATAAAGATTTTTTCACTGTTGCTGATGAAGAGATACCGACTATTAATTCATTGCTGACCATTGTGGATGGAAAAATTGTGTATGGCGCAAATGAATATAAACGAGTTGCACCTGCTGCACTTCCTGTAATTCCTGCATGGAGTCCGGTGAAATATTATGGCGGTTATCAGTATAAATGA
- a CDS encoding RidA family protein, with protein sequence MKKRVINPWNWQNERSYNQAVEVTNSTGTLYVSGQTAINDEGESSTADMKTQLELAIKNLEQVINEAGYDCKNIVRLNIYTTSTKDLWPYFNILQNWVEKHGMQQALTLLEVVSLFETLTVELEATVVK encoded by the coding sequence ATGAAAAAACGTGTAATTAACCCCTGGAACTGGCAAAATGAACGTAGTTATAACCAGGCAGTAGAGGTAACGAATAGTACGGGAACACTTTATGTTTCCGGTCAAACGGCCATCAATGATGAAGGTGAATCAAGTACCGCTGACATGAAAACCCAGTTGGAGTTGGCGATCAAGAATTTGGAACAAGTAATTAACGAAGCAGGTTACGATTGCAAGAATATTGTACGCCTTAATATTTACACAACATCTACCAAAGATCTTTGGCCATATTTCAACATACTGCAAAATTGGGTGGAAAAACATGGTATGCAACAAGCTTTGACCTTATTGGAGGTGGTAAGTCTTTTTGAAACATTAACAGTGGAACTCGAAGCAACCGTTGTGAAATAA
- a CDS encoding right-handed parallel beta-helix repeat-containing protein, protein MSKQVFLLFLLFFVLLTDSNAQQKTHQNSSKEKILVLKELGTIAANDATPIVVAALKTCKKEGISKLEFPKGIYHFYPTFAPDFYCAITNNDNGLKRTPFPLIDFDGLEIDGNGSEFIFHGKMLPFIIQNSSNLTLKNFSIDWQVAFTLEGKVVANNPEKKSFDIEVSTPHKVQYGHLYLTLEREKSPYENKYGFRFAVPEGYDLQAGQNILWDPETMAPYYNTVKYDIDQHSIAAEELKKGLIRLSGPVKQVPPVGSVFVTKGAYLYNRTSPAFWSFKSKNLLFNNINVHHAGAMGLIAERSENITLDGFNVVLKKGSGRMVTTTADATHFCNVRGEIIIRNCVFENMLDDATNIHGTYVRVNRVLDDRRVAVETYHPHQNGYLFGEAGDSVRIIESNTLQPTATGLVLTNVERVNEKISILTFNKSIKGKVDQYYGIENISWYPTAIIENNIVRNNRARGFLVSVPRKVIVRNNHISSQMAAILVSGDLALWNESGPTDSLIIENNTFENCAYGGNRVHAIFSIEPDYVDKNNINESYSRNIFIRNNQIKTFDSPILLATSVDGIVFEGNTIEQTNAYEPLFPNTPNLKIVNCNRVVIGNNTYKSLSGKEGTLSIDEKTTNVDLKKNKSFAKLN, encoded by the coding sequence ATGTCGAAACAAGTTTTCCTTTTGTTCTTGCTTTTTTTCGTTTTGTTGACTGACAGTAATGCCCAGCAAAAAACACATCAAAATTCCTCAAAAGAAAAGATCCTGGTACTCAAGGAACTTGGAACCATTGCAGCAAATGATGCTACACCGATCGTGGTTGCGGCATTAAAAACCTGCAAAAAGGAAGGAATCAGCAAGCTCGAATTCCCCAAAGGGATCTATCATTTTTACCCAACTTTTGCCCCCGACTTTTATTGTGCTATTACCAACAACGACAATGGTCTGAAAAGAACTCCATTTCCGCTGATTGATTTTGATGGACTTGAAATTGATGGTAATGGCTCAGAATTTATTTTTCACGGGAAAATGCTGCCATTCATTATTCAGAACAGCTCGAATCTAACGCTTAAAAACTTCAGTATCGACTGGCAGGTAGCCTTTACATTGGAAGGGAAAGTGGTGGCAAATAATCCGGAAAAGAAATCATTTGATATAGAAGTATCAACACCACATAAAGTACAATACGGGCATTTGTACCTAACCCTGGAACGTGAAAAATCGCCTTATGAGAATAAATATGGGTTTCGGTTTGCTGTGCCTGAAGGGTACGATTTACAGGCTGGCCAGAATATTTTGTGGGATCCTGAAACAATGGCTCCTTATTACAACACGGTTAAATACGATATCGACCAGCACAGCATTGCTGCGGAAGAATTGAAAAAAGGCTTAATTCGCTTATCGGGACCTGTAAAGCAAGTGCCGCCTGTAGGATCGGTGTTTGTTACAAAAGGAGCCTATCTGTATAATCGAACCAGCCCCGCATTTTGGTCATTCAAAAGCAAAAATCTATTATTCAACAACATCAATGTGCATCATGCCGGCGCTATGGGTTTAATTGCAGAGCGTAGCGAAAACATCACCCTTGATGGATTTAATGTGGTACTCAAAAAAGGCTCCGGTAGAATGGTGACTACCACTGCAGACGCCACTCATTTTTGTAATGTTCGTGGTGAGATTATTATCCGGAACTGTGTTTTTGAGAATATGCTGGATGATGCAACCAATATACACGGCACCTATGTTCGGGTAAACCGGGTGCTGGATGATCGCCGGGTTGCGGTTGAAACGTATCATCCGCATCAAAATGGGTATTTGTTTGGTGAAGCCGGCGACAGCGTACGAATTATTGAAAGCAATACATTGCAACCAACAGCCACAGGTTTAGTTCTTACAAATGTGGAACGGGTTAATGAAAAAATAAGCATTCTTACATTCAATAAATCTATAAAGGGTAAAGTAGATCAATACTACGGGATTGAAAATATATCCTGGTATCCTACCGCTATCATCGAAAATAATATTGTACGTAATAACCGGGCCAGAGGGTTTCTTGTTTCTGTACCAAGAAAAGTTATTGTAAGAAATAATCATATTTCCTCTCAAATGGCAGCAATACTAGTGTCGGGTGATTTGGCTTTGTGGAATGAATCCGGACCTACGGATAGTTTAATTATTGAAAATAATACCTTCGAAAATTGTGCATATGGAGGAAATCGTGTGCATGCGATTTTTTCCATCGAACCTGATTATGTTGACAAGAACAATATCAATGAATCCTACAGCCGGAATATTTTTATCCGGAATAATCAGATAAAAACATTTGATTCCCCGATTCTCCTGGCTACTTCTGTTGACGGAATTGTATTTGAAGGAAACACGATTGAACAAACGAATGCTTATGAACCGCTTTTTCCAAACACACCTAACCTGAAAATTGTTAATTGTAACAGGGTTGTTATAGGCAACAATACCTACAAGTCTCTATCGGGTAAAGAAGGAACATTATCAATTGATGAAAAAACAACGAACGTAGATCTGAAGAAAAACAAATCATTTGCCAAATTAAACTAG
- a CDS encoding sigma-54-dependent transcriptional regulator, translated as MKKQVTCKKLLIYIFQKNQDLKEKILIVEDEFILANGLRLMLKEAGFDVCEIAGSVPKAREIILLEKPTLVILDIHLDGKLSGIDLAKELNASAIGFIYLSANSNQVILEAAKITEPYGFLVKPYRKKDLLIAIEIAQYRQRQKMELLNAEPARSNNQQKATTDHPAFENIIGKSPALLQVFDQLTRVAHMDTSVLILGESGTGKEKLAYAVHELSPRRYNPFVIVNCAVLPPNLVESELFGHEKGAFTGAVAQRKGKFEMAHEGTIFLDEIGELPIDMQAKLLRVLQEKQIERVGGNKSISVNVRIVAATNRNLEKEVAEGRFRIDLYYRLNVFPLIVPPLRERMDDIPLLVNYFIEEFCRKSGQDMKITNDALLQLMQYDWPGNIRELQHVVERSALMASGRTIEQFLLPQHLNNTNSLSSPSQSLEDAERTHIINALKKSNNKIYGADGAAALLKLPPTTLTSKMKKLGIDKSSL; from the coding sequence TTGAAGAAGCAAGTGACTTGTAAAAAACTACTAATTTATATATTCCAAAAAAATCAAGACTTGAAAGAAAAAATATTAATAGTAGAAGACGAATTTATACTTGCTAATGGTTTGCGCTTAATGCTGAAAGAGGCAGGGTTTGATGTTTGTGAAATTGCCGGTTCAGTTCCAAAAGCAAGGGAAATTATCTTATTAGAGAAACCAACTTTAGTAATATTGGACATCCATCTTGACGGGAAACTGTCAGGGATAGATCTTGCAAAAGAATTGAACGCATCAGCAATTGGGTTTATTTACTTATCTGCCAATTCAAACCAGGTTATTCTTGAAGCAGCAAAAATTACAGAGCCTTATGGCTTTTTGGTAAAACCTTATCGGAAGAAAGATTTACTGATTGCCATTGAAATTGCGCAGTACAGGCAACGGCAAAAAATGGAGTTGCTGAATGCAGAGCCTGCCCGAAGTAACAATCAGCAAAAGGCGACCACAGACCATCCGGCATTTGAAAATATTATTGGTAAAAGCCCTGCTCTGTTGCAGGTATTTGACCAGTTAACGAGGGTGGCACACATGGATACTTCAGTTTTAATTTTGGGTGAGTCCGGTACCGGTAAAGAAAAATTGGCATATGCAGTACATGAGTTATCACCCCGCAGATATAATCCCTTCGTAATTGTAAACTGTGCTGTTTTACCGCCAAATCTTGTTGAGTCAGAGTTATTCGGTCATGAGAAAGGTGCGTTTACCGGAGCAGTGGCACAACGAAAAGGTAAATTTGAAATGGCGCATGAAGGAACTATTTTTTTAGATGAAATTGGTGAACTGCCAATCGATATGCAGGCAAAATTATTAAGGGTGTTGCAGGAAAAACAAATTGAACGAGTAGGAGGTAACAAAAGTATTAGTGTGAATGTTCGTATTGTGGCTGCAACGAACAGAAATTTGGAAAAAGAAGTGGCTGAAGGTCGCTTCAGGATAGATTTATATTACCGGTTGAATGTATTCCCTTTAATTGTTCCGCCACTACGGGAAAGGATGGATGATATTCCTTTACTGGTAAATTACTTTATTGAAGAGTTTTGTAGAAAATCCGGCCAGGATATGAAAATAACCAATGACGCACTACTTCAATTAATGCAATATGACTGGCCGGGCAATATCCGTGAGTTACAGCATGTGGTGGAAAGAAGTGCATTGATGGCATCCGGAAGAACGATTGAGCAGTTTTTACTGCCTCAACATCTTAACAATACAAACAGTTTATCATCACCTTCACAATCACTTGAAGATGCAGAGAGAACCCATATCATCAATGCACTAAAAAAAAGTAACAATAAAATATATGGCGCTGATGGTGCTGCGGCCTTGTTGAAATTACCCCCTACTACTTTAACCTCAAAAATGAAAAAGTTAGGCATTGATAAAAGTAGTTTATAG
- a CDS encoding alginate export family protein, whose protein sequence is MKYLLLILACATIKPVYCQQVPLLNLRFNEEYSVWKKDTSKKWYKAIKYIPLKKSTSSYVSVGGEYRYQLQYLKNEDWGDAANKEYTAIYNRLLLHSDFHMGKRFRFFGQLVSTTVAGKEPPFRSIDENRLDIQQIFADFSLLKNSESKLILRAGRQELLYGSQRLIAVREGPNNRLSFDAVKAFYEKEHLQLDLFYSRPVRNRTGVFDDPINRNEKLWSVYVVVNKLPIFHNGDFYYIGYQNKINSFYNISATENRHSIGARLWKSENSFQYDVEALYQFGKIGGRIIDAYTASANITYHFNQRKYTPSIGLKTEVISGDKSATDKKVNTFNPLFPRGDYFGLAALIGPVNLIDFHPSVEIKLHTKISFVADYDMFWRYSVADGIYGANVAMLYPAAFSKHIGNQLGISFEYTPIQYLVITPELTFFKAGSYLKEVSAGKEIVFAAITIQSKF, encoded by the coding sequence ATGAAGTATTTATTGCTCATATTAGCTTGTGCAACGATTAAGCCGGTTTACTGTCAGCAAGTGCCTTTATTAAATCTTCGTTTTAATGAAGAATATTCAGTATGGAAAAAGGATACATCAAAAAAATGGTACAAGGCAATTAAATATATTCCGCTTAAAAAATCAACATCTTCTTACGTTTCTGTTGGCGGTGAGTACAGGTATCAATTACAATACTTAAAAAATGAAGATTGGGGCGATGCCGCAAATAAAGAATACACAGCTATTTATAACCGCTTATTGCTGCATAGCGACTTTCACATGGGGAAACGTTTCCGATTCTTTGGGCAATTAGTAAGCACTACCGTCGCAGGCAAAGAACCACCCTTTCGTTCAATTGATGAAAACAGGCTGGATATACAACAGATTTTTGCTGACTTCAGTTTGCTCAAGAACTCAGAAAGTAAATTAATACTTCGTGCAGGACGCCAGGAATTGTTATATGGCTCTCAACGTTTAATAGCGGTAAGAGAAGGCCCTAATAACCGTCTTAGTTTTGATGCCGTAAAAGCTTTCTATGAGAAAGAGCATTTACAGCTTGATTTGTTTTACAGTCGGCCTGTTCGTAACCGTACCGGTGTGTTTGATGACCCAATCAATCGTAATGAAAAACTATGGAGTGTCTATGTGGTTGTTAATAAGCTGCCGATTTTTCATAATGGGGATTTTTATTACATCGGTTATCAAAATAAAATTAACTCGTTCTATAATATTTCAGCAACTGAGAACAGGCATTCAATTGGAGCAAGGCTTTGGAAAAGCGAAAATTCATTTCAATATGACGTAGAAGCGTTGTACCAGTTTGGTAAAATTGGTGGGAGAATTATTGATGCTTATACCGCTTCGGCAAATATCACTTACCATTTTAATCAGCGAAAGTATACTCCAAGCATTGGGCTTAAAACAGAGGTAATCAGTGGTGATAAATCAGCTACGGATAAAAAAGTAAATACTTTTAATCCACTTTTTCCAAGAGGTGATTACTTCGGGCTGGCTGCATTAATAGGCCCGGTGAATTTAATAGACTTTCATCCTTCGGTTGAAATAAAATTACATACCAAAATATCGTTTGTTGCAGACTACGATATGTTTTGGCGATACAGTGTTGCTGATGGGATATATGGCGCAAATGTGGCAATGCTTTACCCGGCGGCTTTTAGTAAGCACATCGGCAACCAGTTAGGAATAAGTTTTGAGTACACTCCAATACAATATCTTGTAATTACACCAGAGCTTACTTTTTTTAAAGCAGGCAGCTATCTTAAAGAAGTAAGTGCCGGAAAAGAAATTGTATTTGCAGCCATCACTATTCAATCTAAATTTTAG